In the genome of Anaerofustis stercorihominis DSM 17244, one region contains:
- a CDS encoding hybrid sensor histidine kinase/response regulator — protein MKLINYLYNKFNKWFIYSTILVISLLILFSGYFLYKKSVEHAVYNTTVSFMEQITEHDIKNMENQMSAKYEYIQSLASRIRNTRKENLTDLSYMLSVESQSTDFHKLYVVTKSGKVYDNAHLVTSIDKVKWKNIYNKSDGQFSQKFQYNTKESWQDSIIFGIHLDNEIKYKNEVIEGIVGMVPVEDLSDHMELESFDGKGIVLLIDESGNIVTSSKYYDSEVNQNYFNELSSSKFLNKTNLQTCKNDVESGKDIFIEYAYNGQSYYSMMKSIKDSDWYIVVKVSSSVTAEQTRILLLRSLFFFLLLGIVIILVSMFIYHTMMNAKIAREAEQAKSSFLANMSHEIRTPLNGIVGLHYLMRKNIGDKDKMLEYLKKADVSAEYLKSVISDVLNMSKIESGQIEIYKNDMDLNKFINDIDILIGTQAKDKRLHFEIDSNNIIGYHIIGDETRLKQIIVNLLGNALKFTPEEGSIFLKIEQAESNNILNTKFTISDTGCGMSPEFLEKIWIPFEQERRYNSQNGTGLGTTLSKIFVEKMGGNIEVQSKVNEGTTFIINIPFERSSQKSEVTVTEDLNPNISLKGINILLAEDNDINREIVTEILEAQGCNIFAVVNGEEAVRAFTDSQINYFDVILMDIQMPVMNGYEACRKIRQSDRTDNDVIIFAFSANAFREDADRAIESGMNDVITKPLNIDSFINKLKLFGGGEDRVK, from the coding sequence ATGAAACTTATTAATTATTTATATAATAAATTTAATAAATGGTTTATATACAGTACTATTTTGGTTATATCTTTGTTGATACTTTTTTCCGGATACTTTTTGTATAAAAAAAGTGTGGAGCATGCTGTATATAACACTACAGTTTCATTTATGGAGCAGATAACGGAACATGATATCAAGAATATGGAAAATCAAATGTCCGCAAAGTATGAATATATCCAATCATTGGCAAGCAGGATCAGGAATACGAGAAAAGAAAATTTAACAGATTTATCATATATGCTGAGTGTGGAATCTCAAAGTACCGACTTTCATAAACTGTATGTCGTAACAAAAAGCGGAAAAGTATATGATAATGCACATTTGGTCACTTCCATCGATAAAGTAAAGTGGAAAAATATATATAATAAGTCTGACGGACAATTTTCACAAAAATTTCAATACAATACAAAAGAATCCTGGCAGGATAGTATAATATTCGGTATCCATTTGGATAATGAAATCAAATATAAAAATGAGGTTATTGAAGGCATAGTAGGAATGGTCCCAGTGGAAGATCTAAGCGACCATATGGAACTGGAAAGCTTTGACGGGAAAGGTATAGTGCTTCTCATTGACGAATCCGGCAATATTGTAACGTCCAGTAAATATTATGACAGTGAAGTAAATCAAAATTATTTTAATGAGCTGAGTTCTTCAAAATTTTTAAATAAAACTAATTTACAAACTTGTAAAAATGATGTTGAATCTGGAAAAGATATTTTTATCGAATACGCTTATAACGGACAAAGCTATTATTCTATGATGAAAAGTATAAAAGACAGTGATTGGTACATCGTTGTAAAGGTCTCCAGTTCGGTAACTGCCGAGCAAACACGTATATTGCTTTTAAGATCTTTATTTTTCTTTTTGCTGCTTGGCATAGTTATCATATTGGTATCCATGTTTATTTATCACACCATGATGAATGCAAAAATTGCACGTGAGGCCGAACAGGCAAAATCTTCTTTTTTGGCGAATATGAGTCATGAAATACGTACACCTCTTAACGGTATAGTAGGTCTTCATTATTTGATGCGAAAAAATATCGGTGATAAAGATAAAATGCTCGAATATCTTAAAAAAGCTGATGTTTCGGCTGAGTATCTGAAAAGTGTCATATCCGATGTTCTTAATATGTCTAAGATAGAAAGCGGTCAGATTGAAATATATAAAAATGATATGGACTTAAATAAGTTTATAAATGATATAGATATTCTCATAGGAACTCAAGCGAAAGATAAAAGACTTCATTTTGAAATAGACAGCAATAATATTATTGGCTATCATATCATCGGAGATGAAACAAGGCTTAAGCAGATAATAGTCAATCTTCTGGGAAATGCATTGAAATTCACACCTGAGGAAGGCAGTATATTTTTAAAGATAGAGCAGGCAGAAAGTAATAATATTTTAAATACTAAATTCACGATTTCCGATACCGGCTGCGGTATGAGCCCCGAATTTTTGGAGAAGATATGGATACCTTTCGAGCAGGAAAGACGTTATAATTCTCAAAACGGTACAGGTCTCGGGACTACTTTAAGTAAGATATTCGTAGAAAAAATGGGAGGTAACATTGAGGTACAAAGTAAAGTGAACGAGGGTACTACTTTTATAATAAACATCCCATTTGAACGCTCAAGTCAAAAGTCCGAAGTGACAGTTACCGAAGATTTAAATCCTAATATATCTCTTAAAGGCATTAATATTTTACTCGCCGAAGATAATGATATAAACAGAGAAATAGTTACAGAAATACTTGAAGCTCAGGGGTGTAATATATTTGCCGTAGTTAACGGAGAAGAAGCCGTACGAGCCTTTACCGATAGTCAGATAAATTATTTTGACGTTATATTAATGGATATTCAAATGCCGGTCATGAATGGTTATGAAGCATGCAGAAAAATCAGGCAGTCGGACAGAACGGATAACGATGTTATCATATTTGCTTTTAGCGCAAATGCCTTTAGAGAAGATGCAGACAGGGCTATTGAAAGCGGTATGAATGACGTTATAACCAAACCGCTCAATATAGATTCATTTATTAATAAGTTAAAATTATTTGGGGGGGGGGAAGACAGAGTAAAATGA
- a CDS encoding CatA-like O-acetyltransferase, family 2, giving the protein MREVNPMDTNRAVSWELYIDAPMPMVTIFKTLDISNLIKLKSKGYKLNMLMCYCIAHAANDTDEFRLLPVDKKMIEYDKISVNVIVSNKNGGINSCDIPFKSDLKDFNCSYLTSTEQVYQTCKDFEIKDSMIVGTSSLVKYDIDGAINMYSGIFNNPFIIWGKYKQDDDITKLQISFQFHHVQMDGMEACEFLEKIQRCIFELRDI; this is encoded by the coding sequence ATGAGAGAAGTCAATCCTATGGATACAAATAGAGCAGTAAGCTGGGAACTGTATATAGATGCGCCAATGCCCATGGTTACTATATTCAAGACTCTTGATATATCAAATCTGATAAAGCTTAAATCCAAGGGATATAAATTAAATATGCTTATGTGTTATTGTATTGCTCATGCGGCAAACGATACAGATGAATTTCGCTTGCTTCCGGTTGATAAAAAAATGATTGAATATGATAAAATCAGTGTGAATGTGATTGTTTCCAATAAAAACGGAGGCATAAATTCCTGCGATATCCCATTCAAGTCGGATTTAAAAGATTTTAACTGCTCTTACTTAACATCCACCGAGCAGGTTTATCAAACTTGCAAAGATTTTGAAATCAAGGATAGTATGATAGTGGGAACATCCTCTCTTGTTAAATATGATATTGATGGTGCCATAAATATGTACAGCGGTATTTTTAATAATCCTTTTATCATTTGGGGTAAATACAAACAAGATGATGATATAACAAAACTTCAAATATCATTTCAGTTTCATCATGTGCAAATGGATGGAATGGAAGCCTGTGAATTTCTTGAAAAAATACAAAGGTGTATTTTTGAACTAAGAGATATATAA
- the smpB gene encoding SsrA-binding protein SmpB, translating into MGANKNKEDKKIIAKNKKAAFEYHIIETYEAGLELKGTEVKSIRNGKVNLKDSYANISKNNEVFIIGMHVSPYEFGNINNVDPLRERKLLLNKREIRNIKDYLTKDGYTLIPLDLHFSKSYVKMSIAVCKGKKLYDKREALKEKAAKRDIDRNFKVSFR; encoded by the coding sequence ATGGGTGCAAACAAAAATAAAGAAGATAAAAAAATAATAGCAAAGAATAAAAAGGCTGCATTTGAATACCATATCATCGAAACTTATGAGGCAGGTCTCGAACTTAAGGGGACCGAAGTCAAGTCTATCAGAAACGGTAAGGTAAACCTTAAAGACAGCTATGCCAATATAAGTAAAAATAATGAGGTTTTCATAATCGGTATGCACGTAAGTCCTTATGAATTTGGGAATATAAACAATGTAGACCCTTTAAGAGAAAGAAAGCTTTTATTGAATAAAAGAGAAATCAGGAATATTAAGGATTATCTTACAAAAGATGGTTATACTTTAATTCCTTTAGATTTGCACTTTTCCAAAAGCTATGTTAAAATGAGTATCGCCGTATGTAAAGGTAAAAAACTTTATGATAAAAGAGAAGCCTTGAAAGAAAAAGCGGCAAAGAGAGACATTGACCGAAACTTCAAAGTAAGTTTCAGATAA